The Dysgonomonadaceae bacterium PH5-43 sequence TAGATGTTGCGATACCTATCACTATAGCAATAGCAATACACAATATACCAGAAGGAATAGCAGTTGCTGTTCCTATCTACCACGCTACAGGAAGCCGAAAGAAGGCTTTTTGGTATTCTTTCTTATCAGGATTGGCAGAACCATTGGGGGCTTTATTAGCTTTTTTATTCTTAATGAAGTTTTGGACTCCCATTTTAAGCGGAATTACTCTTGCCGCTGTTGCAGGAATTATGGTATTTATCTCTTTAGACGAACTATTGCCAAGTGCCGAGAAGTACGGAAAGCATCATCTTTCTATAACTGGCGTTGTTGTTGGTATGTTAGTTATGGCTGTTAGCTTGTTTTTATTTGTATAAAAACAAGCAATCTTTTTTTTAACATAATCTTAACTTGAAAACATTTATTATTCTACATATTTTATGTACGTTTGTAGCGTGTTAAATTTTATTATTATTTTTAATTTATAAATGAAAAACAGATGAAAAGACTTTTCTTTTTTATGATTTCCTGTGCACTTATAGTATCAAGTGCAAGTGCTCAGTTGACAAGTTTACCATTCACAGTAAACGACAACAAGTTAGTTGGTCTTTGGGAGTTCAAAACTCAAGCAGATGCGTTTAAAGCAACTAAAGGAGAAGACCTAACCCCTACTTTAATTACTGCCGAAGACTGGGTAGAAGTTGATGGTATCCCTACTATCAGAATTAACAAACCGGAGTCAAACGCTGCTGCCGACCAAAGAGGCTTAGCTGTTGAACACGGAATTGCAGCCAATGGAGGTTCGGAAACTCACGTTAATAACTATTCTATAGTTTTCGACGTTAAGGTTGACGCAACATCTGGTGGCGGTCAAAATCTTATTTCTTTATTCCGTCCGGGTACTTCTGGCGACGGACGTGCTTTCTTAGGTTTTGATACTAAAAGAATGGGATTAACTTCTTACACTCCAAACGCTATTTTATTAGGCGAATGGAACCGTTTCATCTTAAACGTTAACATCGAAAAGAGCACTTACCATATGTATGCTATTCACCCCGATGGAACTATTACTAAAAATCTTAGTCTAAACAAAACTAACGTTCCTCTTACCGCAGATGGTATGATTGAGTTTTTTGGAGATGAAGACGGAGAAAACGGAAGATTAAACGTTGCTAAAATTGCTTTATTTAACGATTTTCTTAACGCTGAAGAGTTGGAAGGCTTAGGAGTTTCGGCATTTAAGGCAAGCCCCGAAAGTTTAAGCTTTGGGTTTACTCAAATAGAAACTGCAATGGGTAGAGCTATAGATGTAGTCTTTACTGATTTACCTGAAGGAACCAGTGATTTTGTTGAAATAACTATCCCTGATGAATACAAGGATGTATTGTTAGTGTCTGACGAAAAAGCAATGTTTTCTCTTGACGAAGACGGAGAAACAAGATCTGCTAAAACAACTTTCTTCTTCTACCCAACAGAAGTAGATAAACAATATAGTTTCTCGGTTACTGCTAAAAACGGAACCAAAGAAATAGTGTTTAAAGTAACTGGAACAGGGGCTGTTAATTTCATAGACATCGACACCAACGCTTGGTATCGTATACAGTTCGACCAAAGAACAGGACATTGTTTGACCGACAATGGTGCTGGTGAGATAATAACATCTACTACTCCAAACTTAGAAAACGAATCTCAGTTGTGGCAATTCCAATTCATTGAATTAGACGAAAACGAAGTAAAACAATATAAGATAGTAAGTAAAGCCGGAAATCATATTGATTACGATTACGAGTTAGATCGTTTCATTTCTACTACTTCTTCAAACAATACATTTACTTTCGATATGCGTAAGAACGACGCTGGTTGGCAAATCAAATGGAACGAGTATGAATACAAAACATCGAGCGGTAGCACTAATTATGGAGGATACATAAACAAAGTAAATGGAGACGACCAGTTTGTTGGTTATTATTATATTCCTGACGCTGGTAGCTCTATTGTTTTATACAAAGAAGATGAGGAAGTTGACTTAGGTTTACCTAAATTCAGCACCGAAACGGAAGAATATTGGTATCACATACAGTTTGTAAGACGTGCATCTACAAAAAAAATTGTAAAATCGACTGCTCTTCCTTACGATGGTATAGAAAACTTTGATTTCGTAACTCAAACACTCGACACAATACCAGAAGATACCGACCTATTCCTTTGGAAAATTGTAGGAGATACAACTGAGTGTACGATTGTTGATGTTAATGGTTTTGAGTGGAAACTTGTTGATGGCTTTATTGGTGCTGTAGAATCTGGAGAAGGCGATATTTTCAAATTCAAACAATACGGAGGAAAAACTTGGGCATTGTATGAAGAAATAAATTCGCAATACATCAACGATAACGCTGGAAGTAAGATAGGATTCTGGAGTCTTGATGCTGGTGGCGAAATAAACTTCATTCCTTATATACCTTCAAGCATAGATGCTCCATCTGTTACTACCGACAATGCCAACGACCCTGTGGTAAGCACTACTTACTACACTATCGATGGCGTGTTATTAGGAAATAAACCTAACAACGTGGGTATATATATAGAAAAGAATATCCGCAAATCGGGTAAAGCTTTTGCAGTGAAAGTATTCGTAACTAAATAAATGTTAACGAGCACTTGACAAACGCCTTTTTAGGTTGTATCTTTGCTTAAGCAAATAGTATAAACCCGCTGAGATATAGTTTCTCAGCGGGTTTTTTGTACTGTTTAATAAAGAAAAAACACCGAATTATATAAAAATCGTGGTGAGTTTAAAGGTAAAAGGCACTGTGGTTTTTTTACGACGCACTATGGTTTTGCAAAAACTCCTTACCTATTCAAAAATGCTTAGTTTGTTGTAGAAGACAGATAGTTAAAGTTTACAAAGTAGAGTTAAAGTTTAATCTGCCAGACTTACTTTGACAACTTTTCGGGAGGTAACTTAAAGTTAATAGGTAATGTACAATACGACTTAACCGGTTTACCCTCGTTCATTGCCGGAATAAAATTAGGAATAATGCTTACAAGACGTAACACTTCTGCATTAAACAGCGTGCTTACAGAGCGTAATATTTCGGGATTAGAAATCGTTCCATCTTCATTTACAACGAAACAAACAATCACCCTACCCTCTATTTTCTGACGAGCCGCATCGGTTGGATATTTTATATTCTCGAATATAAAATTAGCAAGAGCCTCATTTCCTCCCGGATATTGTGGAAAAACTTCGGGCTTATTTATTATTTTTTCTTCAACAACTTCAGGTGTAGCTACCTCTTTATGAGTTTTACAACCACTCACAAACAATATACAAACGCAGGTTACAGCAAAAATTATTCTTCTCATTTTATTCAATTTTATTATTTTAGGACAGCAAAAGTAATAATATTATTTATAAAAATTGTAAGTTTGTATTTATGAAAGAAATTAAAACAACTAAGGCTCATTTTGTAGAGTTTTTGAAACCTACACTAACCGTAAAAACTTTTAACAACGAAATTGTTACTATCACTTGCAATGAACAACAAATTGAAGAGTTAGATAGTCTATTTACTTTCTTAAACAATCATACAGTTCTTAATCTTCTGAACATATTAGAAACCGACAATGATAGATTTGTAGAATTTATAATATTAGAACCCGATTATCTTATCGACATTAGTGCTTTAGCCGAATGTTTTAAGCCTTATGGCAATCACCCACTGAATTATATTTCCTCTCGTTTAAGATGTAGAGAAATAACATCTCCTATTTTATTAGGAAATACAGCAAACTTCTTTGTAGACGAATTGATTTACGAAAAAGAATTAAAAGACGATTACATTAATCTATTAAAGAAACTTTTTAAGACTGCGGCATTCGAGTTTTCGGCTTGCGACGATCTAAAAGACGAGAAAAAAGAAAGAGATTTCTTTATTAATTGTCAGAAACAACACCGTAATATACTTACCATAGTAGAAAAGATTTTCCCTAAAGCAAGGATAGAAGAAAACAAAATAATACTCGAACCTTCGTTTATCTCTAATGCTTTAGGACTGCAAGGGCGTATGGATATTCTTATGTCGGATTACTCTTCTCTTATAGAACTTAAATCGGGCAAAGCGGTCGAAGATTTCAGAACGGGAGGAGAGTTTATGAATTCGGCACTAAATCATTATACTCAAATAATTCTTTACTTAGCCATTCTCGAATTTAATTTAGGTTTAGAACCCGAAAGCGTTTCACCTTACTTGTTGTACTCTAAATATCCTATACTGCACAAAGAAAACTATTACAGAACTCACCTACAGCAAGCTTTACAATTACGCAATAAGATTGTTGCTTACGAATATATTATACAGTCGGCAAATAACATCGATACCACAAAGGAAATTCTGGCAAGAATAAATTCTAAAAACTTAAACATAGCCAATCTTACGGGTAAGTTTTTCGATAACTATCTTGCCCCAAGCATTGATGAGTTTGCTAAAGGATATAATAAATTAAACGAATTAGAAAAAACTTACTTCTTACGTCTATTCACTTTTGTATCTAAAGAGCTATGGTTATCTAAGGCTGGAGAAAAAGAATACGAAGGCATAAAAAAAGCGTCTGTGTTGTGGAATGCTTCTTTTGAAGATAAACTTATTGCAGGCGAAATACTCTACAATTTATCTATTATAGATAATAAGTCGGCAAACGAAGAGCATTCGATTACACTTCAAATACCTGAGTATGAAAGTATGTATCTGCCAAACTTTAGGCAAGGCGATGCTATTGTGCTTTACGAGCGTAGAAAAGAAACCGACAATGTAAATAACCGACAAGTATTCAAAGGTTCGATAGAATATCTTGGCGATACCATTAAGATTAGGTTAAGATACAGACAAAAGAACTCTTCAGTTTGGCACCCTGAGTCTACTTACGCTATCGAACACGATTATATGGATTCGACTTACGTTGGTATGTATCGAGCTTTAACTAATTTCGTAAATGCCAACCAAGACAGAAAAGACTTATTGTTGTGCCAACGATTTCCTGCCGATGCTTCGGAGTGTTACCTACTGGTTGGTCCGCCGGGAACAGGAAAGACATCTATCTCTCTAAAGAATATGGTTGTTGATTGTTTGAGTTCTGAAAACAACAGTAATATCTTAATCCTATCTTACACAAACAGAGCTGTCGACGAAATATGTAAAACTTTAAACACGATAAGGGGTGTTGATTACATACGCATAGGAAGCGAACTTAATTGTTCGCCCGAATACAGAAACAACTTATTAGAAAAGAAATTAGATAATTGTTCTAATAGAAAAGAAGTTTATGATGTAATAAGCAACTGCAATATCTTTACGGGTACAGTAGCTTCTGTCTGGAACAAATCGGAACTGTTGCAACTAAAAAGCTTCAACCTTTGTATTATCGACGAAGCCACTCAACTATTAGAGCCTCATCTGCTCGGAATACTTTGTGCTAAAAACAAATCGGAAAACAATGCTATTAAACGCTTTATAATGATTGGCGACCATAAACAGTTGCCCGCCGTTGTTCTTCAAACTAAACAGGAAAGCTCGGTTTATGAAGAAAATCTTAACGAGATAGGACTTACCGACCTTAGTAATTCTTTGTTTGAACGACTACACAAAAAGTATTCGCAAGAGAAACAAAATCATCTTTTAGGATTCCTTAATCAACAAGGACGAATGCACCCCGATATATCTTTCTTCCCTTCTAAATATTTCTACGAAGGAAAGCTCGAATGTGTTGGGCTTCCTCATCAACAAGAGGTTTTAAGCAACAACAGAAAGAGATTGACCTTTTATGCTGTTGCTCCCTCTAAAGAAGAGCAAGCCTCAAAAACAAATATTAATGAAGCAAACGAAGTGGTTAATATCTGTCGTGAAATATACGAACAAGATAAAGAAAACTTCTCTCCCGAAAGTATAGGAATTATAACTCCTTTCAGAAACCAGATAGCTCTTATAAGGAAACAATTACAAGAAGATAATTACGAACTATTTTCTAACATAATAGTTGATACGGTAGAAAGATTTCAGGGTAGTCAGCGCGACACTATCATCTATTCTTTTTGCATTAAAAACAAAGCTCAACTCGAAGCTCTACCTAATGTAATGACCGATGAAGATATTGTTATCGACCGCAAACTAAATGTTGTATTAACTCGCGCAAGGAAATATCTTCACATAGTAGGAAACGAAGAATTGTTATCTAACAACGAACTATATCGAGAGCTTATTCTTCACATAAAAGACCAGAGTAACTACTCGATTACAAACAAATAAAACTGACTTAATTACTTTTTCCTTTGTTTTTTTGTATCTTTACACAATTATTCGTTCGTAAAAATGTAAAAGGAAGTATTTATGGAAAGATTAGCAATAAATTTTTTAAGAAACTGGAAGCTTAAAACTAATCGTAAACCCCTTATCGTAAAGGGTGCTCGACAAGTTGGAAAGACTTGGTTATTAAAAGAATTTGGAAAGCGTGAATATACTCAAACCGCTTATGTAAATTTTGAAACTTCTAAATTATTACAATCTATATTTATTGACGATTTTAATATTAATCGCATAATATCTGCTATACAGATAGAGACAGGAGTGCAAATAAATCCTGAGAACACCCTTATTATACTTGATGAAATACAAGAGGCTGAAGGTGCTTTAACCTCTTTGAAGTATTTTCAAGAAAATGCTCCCGAATATCACGTAGTTGCAGCAGGTTCTCTGCTTGGTGTTGCTCTGCATAGTACAAAGTCTTTCCCTGTAGGCAAAGTTGATTTCTTAAATCTTTACCCTTTAAGCTTTCCTGAATTTCTATTAGCATTGCAACAAAAGCCTCTATTCGACTTGCTTTACAGCCAAGATTGGAGTCTAATTAAAACATTCAAAGATAAATACATACAGTTACTCCGACAATATTATTACATAGGAGGTATGCCTGAAGCTGTATCTTCTTATATTATAAATAATGATTTTTCAGAAGTAAGATCTATTCAAAAAAACATCTTAGAGTCTTACGAGCAAGACTTCTCCAAACACGCTCCCGACGATATAGTTCCTCGCATACGTATGCTTTGGAATTCCATTCCTGCTCAGCTTGCAAAGGAAAATAAAAAGTTCATCTATGGTTTAATAAAGAGTGGTTCGCGTGCTAAAGAATACGAATTAGCTTTATCGTGGCTTATCGACAGCGGTTTAGTTCATCAGGTTAAACGTATTTCAAAGCCTGCAATACCATTAAAAGCTTACGCCGACAATTCTGCTTTCAAACTATATATTGTCGACTTAGGACTATTGGCGGCTATGGGAGATATTGATGTAAAAACTTTATTAGATGGCAATAATATATTTGAAGAGTTCAAAGGATCTTTAACCGAACAGTATGTGTTGCAACAAATAGTTACGAATCCTAATATACCTATTTACTATTGGTCGGCAGAACAAGCTTCGGCTGAAATAGACTTTGTTATTCAATACGATGGCAAAGTGGTTCCGATAGAAGTAAAAGCGGAAGAAAACTTAAAAGCAAAAAGCCTGAAATCATATTATAATAAATATAAACCAACATTAGCTGTTAGAACTTCAATGTCGGACTATCGTGAAGAAGATTGGCTCGTTAATATTCCTCTTTATTCTATAGGTTCAATGAATAAGTAAACCAGGGCAACTACTCGATTACAAACAGAAGCGACTCCCCTACTCTAATCCAGTTATAAAGAAACTCGGCGTGAGAAGTTGCGTTTCGCACACACATATGCGAACGAGGAGTTGTTCCCAATGTATTGCTCCACTCTATATCAGTGGTTCGTGGAAGATTAACAGGAACTCCGTGTATGTATCCACCGTTAGAAAAGCGACTTGCAAAGGGCGAATAACCGCCTATGTTGTTTGTTCCGTCTACCAAATAAAACATTTTGGGCTTCTTTTCTTGAAAAACAAACAACCCAACTGGCGTTTCGTGCTGATACGGCGGACGACGCAAGCCCGTTGTTGCCGGATTCTTACTTCTTACCAACCAATCGACACCGCTTTTCTCCAAAGTTGTAATGTTCTGATTAACAACATCAACGAACGCAACTTTATCAAACACAGCAGAATCAACTAAATGCTTGACATACTTTTTAGGGATATACCATTCGCCGCCAAACCAGACGTGCTCGGCCTTTATAAACGAACCATAATCTCCGATATATTTCACCAGCGAACCATCATTGCTATATCGCTCAGGTTTAATTGTATCGTTCAGACTGTAAAGCGGAACCGACTGGCGACGCTGAACCCCATACTTATCAGAAATATTTCCATAAGCATTTCGTTCATACTCCTTAATTAAAGGAGCCTCACCATTCCTGTTTTTATAATTTTGCAACGTAGCCCAAAGAGCAGGCTCTTGCTGAATAGAATCTACAAAAAACAAAAGATTACGTATCTTGTTCCACTGAAAACGCCGAGTAGTATCTTTATAAGGATAGATATCGTCGAGAGTATATTTATCGTAAAGCAAACCCAACTCAATATTAATGTCTGATAATGTTAGCTTAGGCTCTGGATTTACCGCTACAGTATCTATGTTAATTTTCAGCTTCTCACGCTCAACAATATTATTGTCCACCTCGCCACAAGAAGAGAAAACGAAAATCGACATACCAACCAACAACGAGCTTAACTTATACATAATATTTGCTATTAAAGATAGTTTATATTTTAACAAACGAATAGATACAAAGTTTTATTCTACAAAACATTCAAAATAAAAAGCATAAGATAATTTTATACTTTATTCATTATTTAACACTATCTTTGCAGCCTAAATTTTAATCATAAAGAAATGAAAGCTTACGTATTTCCCGGACAGGGAGCACAGTTTGTAGGTATGGGCTTAGACTTATACAACGAATCGCCCATAGCCAAAGATTTGTTTGAGAAAGCAAACGAAATACTTGGATTCAGAATAACAGATTTAATGTTTAACGGAACAGACGAAGACCTTCGTCAGACCAAAGTTACACAGCCAGCAATATTCCTACATTCGGTTATATTAGCAAAAACAATGGGAGACAGCTTCAAGCCAGATATGGTAGCGGGGCACTCTCTGGGTGAGTTCTCGGCATTAGTTGCCGCCAACGCATTGTCGTTCGAAGACGGACTGAAGTTAGTTTACAAAAGAGCCTTAGCAATGCAAAAAGCTTGCGAACAAAACCCAAGCACAATGGCAGCAGTTTTAGGTTTAGCCGACGAAGTAGTAGAAAAGATATGCGCAGAAATAGACGAAGTAGTTGTGCCAGCAAATTATAACTGCCCCGGACAAATAGTTATCTCGGGAAGCATAGCAGGAGTAGATAAAGCCTGCGAAAAACTAAAGGAAGCCGGAGCAAAAAGAGCACTAAAACTAAACGTAGGCGGAGCATTTCACTCTCCACTAATGCAGCCAGCACAAAACGAATTAGCAGAAGCAATTAACTCAACAGAGATACAAACTCCGATATGCCCGATATATCAAAACGTGAGCACAAAAGGAGAAACCGACCCAAAGGTGATAAAAGAAAATCTGATAAGCCAACTTACAGCTCCAGTTAAATGGACGCAATCGGTGAAGAATATGATTGCAGATGGATGCACCGACTTTACAGAACTCGGACCCGGAAACGTGCTTCAAGGGCTTATAAAGAAAATTAACGTATAACCCGAGTCGCAAAAAAACAAACACATAGGAGGTAGCAAAAAACTATCTCCTATTTTTCTTTACCCTTCTTCTTCGCATCAATATAAAAGCCAACACCTATAAACGCAGCCGAACAAACGGCATAAAAAACATTCTGAAACAAAGTATTCTCATTAGGAACCGAAAACAACATAAAGCACAAAACCAACCAAAGCACAACAATACACACCTTTTGCGATTGAGACAAACCCTTTCTCTTCTTCATAAAAAAATAATTATTACCGCTATTTATAACGCGAGCAAATATAAACATTTATTGCAAACAAAGCAAAGGCCGAACCTCAAACTTGAGATTCAGCCCCGCCTCAATTAGTAGAAATATTTTCATACGGACGAAAATTTATTTTCATGCGGACGTAAATTTATTTTCGTACGTGCGAAAATTTATTTTCAGACGTGCGGAAATTTATTTCCAGACGTGCGAAAATTTATTTCCAGACGTGCGGAAATTTAAGTCCCCAATTACTGCAATAAAACCTTCCTCGCCGCAGTTCCATTTTCGGCTTTCACCTTCACAATTACCACCCCATTGCCGTAAGGAACGTCGAAGCTAAGTAAGGTTTTGTCGCGTCCCGAAACACTCTTCACAACCCTACCCTGAATATCTATTACCGACACCTCCTTTATCTTGTTATTGCCTGAAGATGAAACAGATACAGTGTTGCGATGAGCAGAAACAGTTAAGAAAGATTCTTCCACATTGCGAATCCCAACCTCCGACCGGTAGGCGTATCGTATCTCGAAGCGATCGTTTACCGTCGGAACGTTTTCGAACGTATAACTGTCGGTTTCCATCAAATTAATCTCCTCGTTTAAATACTTATCCAGCAGCACCAGCGTGTCGGTTTGCAGCCCCTCAACATTGCTAAAGGCGAGAGTAACCGTTTCCGCAGCGTCGCTTTTTATACCTACGGGAATGGCGCGACCCAAGTAATAACCTTCGAACTGAATTGTGTTGCGGTTGTAATCTCCGTCAACAGCGTACACAATGGGCGTTGCGGAGTCTTCCATCGTAAGCAGCGACGAGTTTTTGGCGTCTACGTTTTGGAAAGAAAGCGTTAGATGCGACGAACCGTTATCGTTGCTCGACGAAATGTATAACACATCGTCGACAAAATTGCTAACCGACCCTCTAAGTTGATGTTTGTTAAGCGTTTTCGAACACCGAGTGGTCGATTGTGTATAGTTGAACTCGATGTTTACCGTTTC is a genomic window containing:
- a CDS encoding hypothetical protein (product_source=Hypo-rule applied; cleavage_site_network=SignalP-noTM; smart=SM00860; superfamily=49313,49899) — protein: MKRLFFFMISCALIVSSASAQLTSLPFTVNDNKLVGLWEFKTQADAFKATKGEDLTPTLITAEDWVEVDGIPTIRINKPESNAAADQRGLAVEHGIAANGGSETHVNNYSIVFDVKVDATSGGGQNLISLFRPGTSGDGRAFLGFDTKRMGLTSYTPNAILLGEWNRFILNVNIEKSTYHMYAIHPDGTITKNLSLNKTNVPLTADGMIEFFGDEDGENGRLNVAKIALFNDFLNAEELEGLGVSAFKASPESLSFGFTQIETAMGRAIDVVFTDLPEGTSDFVEITIPDEYKDVLLVSDEKAMFSLDEDGETRSAKTTFFFYPTEVDKQYSFSVTAKNGTKEIVFKVTGTGAVNFIDIDTNAWYRIQFDQRTGHCLTDNGAGEIITSTTPNLENESQLWQFQFIELDENEVKQYKIVSKAGNHIDYDYELDRFISTTSSNNTFTFDMRKNDAGWQIKWNEYEYKTSSGSTNYGGYINKVNGDDQFVGYYYIPDAGSSIVLYKEDEEVDLGLPKFSTETEEYWYHIQFVRRASTKKIVKSTALPYDGIENFDFVTQTLDTIPEDTDLFLWKIVGDTTECTIVDVNGFEWKLVDGFIGAVESGEGDIFKFKQYGGKTWALYEEINSQYINDNAGSKIGFWSLDAGGEINFIPYIPSSIDAPSVTTDNANDPVVSTTYYTIDGVLLGNKPNNVGIYIEKNIRKSGKAFAVKVFVTK
- a CDS encoding protein TonB (product_source=KO:K03832; cath_funfam=3.30.1150.10; ko=KO:K03832; pfam=PF03544; superfamily=74653; tigrfam=TIGR01352); the protein is MRRIIFAVTCVCILFVSGCKTHKEVATPEVVEEKIINKPEVFPQYPGGNEALANFIFENIKYPTDAARQKIEGRVIVCFVVNEDGTISNPEILRSVSTLFNAEVLRLVSIIPNFIPAMNEGKPVKSYCTLPINFKLPPEKLSK
- a CDS encoding hypothetical protein (product_source=Hypo-rule applied; cath_funfam=3.40.50.300; pfam=PF13086,PF13087; smart=SM00487; superfamily=52540), which produces MKEIKTTKAHFVEFLKPTLTVKTFNNEIVTITCNEQQIEELDSLFTFLNNHTVLNLLNILETDNDRFVEFIILEPDYLIDISALAECFKPYGNHPLNYISSRLRCREITSPILLGNTANFFVDELIYEKELKDDYINLLKKLFKTAAFEFSACDDLKDEKKERDFFINCQKQHRNILTIVEKIFPKARIEENKIILEPSFISNALGLQGRMDILMSDYSSLIELKSGKAVEDFRTGGEFMNSALNHYTQIILYLAILEFNLGLEPESVSPYLLYSKYPILHKENYYRTHLQQALQLRNKIVAYEYIIQSANNIDTTKEILARINSKNLNIANLTGKFFDNYLAPSIDEFAKGYNKLNELEKTYFLRLFTFVSKELWLSKAGEKEYEGIKKASVLWNASFEDKLIAGEILYNLSIIDNKSANEEHSITLQIPEYESMYLPNFRQGDAIVLYERRKETDNVNNRQVFKGSIEYLGDTIKIRLRYRQKNSSVWHPESTYAIEHDYMDSTYVGMYRALTNFVNANQDRKDLLLCQRFPADASECYLLVGPPGTGKTSISLKNMVVDCLSSENNSNILILSYTNRAVDEICKTLNTIRGVDYIRIGSELNCSPEYRNNLLEKKLDNCSNRKEVYDVISNCNIFTGTVASVWNKSELLQLKSFNLCIIDEATQLLEPHLLGILCAKNKSENNAIKRFIMIGDHKQLPAVVLQTKQESSVYEENLNEIGLTDLSNSLFERLHKKYSQEKQNHLLGFLNQQGRMHPDISFFPSKYFYEGKLECVGLPHQQEVLSNNRKRLTFYAVAPSKEEQASKTNINEANEVVNICREIYEQDKENFSPESIGIITPFRNQIALIRKQLQEDNYELFSNIIVDTVERFQGSQRDTIIYSFCIKNKAQLEALPNVMTDEDIVIDRKLNVVLTRARKYLHIVGNEELLSNNELYRELILHIKDQSNYSITNK
- a CDS encoding putative AAA+ superfamily ATPase (product_source=COG1373; cog=COG1373; ko=KO:K07133; pfam=PF13173,PF13635; superfamily=52540,52980) translates to MERLAINFLRNWKLKTNRKPLIVKGARQVGKTWLLKEFGKREYTQTAYVNFETSKLLQSIFIDDFNINRIISAIQIETGVQINPENTLIILDEIQEAEGALTSLKYFQENAPEYHVVAAGSLLGVALHSTKSFPVGKVDFLNLYPLSFPEFLLALQQKPLFDLLYSQDWSLIKTFKDKYIQLLRQYYYIGGMPEAVSSYIINNDFSEVRSIQKNILESYEQDFSKHAPDDIVPRIRMLWNSIPAQLAKENKKFIYGLIKSGSRAKEYELALSWLIDSGLVHQVKRISKPAIPLKAYADNSAFKLYIVDLGLLAAMGDIDVKTLLDGNNIFEEFKGSLTEQYVLQQIVTNPNIPIYYWSAEQASAEIDFVIQYDGKVVPIEVKAEENLKAKSLKSYYNKYKPTLAVRTSMSDYREEDWLVNIPLYSIGSMNK
- a CDS encoding hypothetical protein (product_source=Hypo-rule applied; pfam=PF03734; superfamily=141523), which codes for MYKLSSLLVGMSIFVFSSCGEVDNNIVEREKLKINIDTVAVNPEPKLTLSDINIELGLLYDKYTLDDIYPYKDTTRRFQWNKIRNLLFFVDSIQQEPALWATLQNYKNRNGEAPLIKEYERNAYGNISDKYGVQRRQSVPLYSLNDTIKPERYSNDGSLVKYIGDYGSFIKAEHVWFGGEWYIPKKYVKHLVDSAVFDKVAFVDVVNQNITTLEKSGVDWLVRSKNPATTGLRRPPYQHETPVGLFVFQEKKPKMFYLVDGTNNIGGYSPFASRFSNGGYIHGVPVNLPRTTDIEWSNTLGTTPRSHMCVRNATSHAEFLYNWIRVGESLLFVIE
- a CDS encoding [acyl-carrier-protein] S-malonyltransferase (product_source=KO:K00645; cath_funfam=3.40.366.10; cog=COG0331; ko=KO:K00645; pfam=PF00698; smart=SM00827; superfamily=52151; tigrfam=TIGR00128) gives rise to the protein MKAYVFPGQGAQFVGMGLDLYNESPIAKDLFEKANEILGFRITDLMFNGTDEDLRQTKVTQPAIFLHSVILAKTMGDSFKPDMVAGHSLGEFSALVAANALSFEDGLKLVYKRALAMQKACEQNPSTMAAVLGLADEVVEKICAEIDEVVVPANYNCPGQIVISGSIAGVDKACEKLKEAGAKRALKLNVGGAFHSPLMQPAQNELAEAINSTEIQTPICPIYQNVSTKGETDPKVIKENLISQLTAPVKWTQSVKNMIADGCTDFTELGPGNVLQGLIKKINV
- a CDS encoding putative membrane-anchored protein (product_source=COG4858; cog=COG4858; superfamily=81324; transmembrane_helix_parts=Inside_1_12,TMhelix_13_30,Outside_31_34,TMhelix_35_57,Inside_58_64), with amino-acid sequence MKKRKGLSQSQKVCIVVLWLVLCFMLFSVPNENTLFQNVFYAVCSAAFIGVGFYIDAKKKGKEK